In Lycorma delicatula isolate Av1 chromosome 10, ASM4794821v1, whole genome shotgun sequence, a genomic segment contains:
- the LOC142331735 gene encoding odorant receptor 56a-like: MFEALVLYLYCSDGQKIIDEHDKLQQCLAECSWVDKPQWFKKMLLIMMIRSTAPFHIKPFGLYVINAENFVNVLKASYSYFNLIRTLK; this comes from the exons ATGTTTGAAGCTCTTGTATTATATCTTTATTGTAGTGATGGGCAAAAAATAATTGATGAG cACGATAAACTGCAACAATGTTTGGCAGAGTGTTCTTGGGTGGATAAACCGCAATGGTTTAAAAAGATGTTACTTATAATGATGATCAGATCGACAGCACCGTTTCACATAAAACCTTTTGGATTATACGTAATTAATGCAGAAAACTtcgtaaat gtattGAAGGCATCTTATTCTTACTTCAATTTGATTCGAACTTTAAAGTAA